From the genome of bacterium, one region includes:
- a CDS encoding OmpA family protein — protein sequence SKGAEAANQQLSQRRAQAVLDYLVAKFPEIRGGQYSVKGYGESLPLADNGTEAGRAQNRRVEFKVLNAETIKRVIESQKLLER from the coding sequence CAGCAAGGGCGCCGAGGCGGCCAACCAGCAGCTCAGCCAGCGCCGCGCGCAGGCCGTGCTGGACTACCTGGTCGCGAAGTTCCCCGAGATCCGCGGCGGCCAGTACTCGGTCAAGGGCTACGGCGAGTCACTGCCCCTGGCCGACAACGGCACCGAGGCGGGACGCGCCCAGAACCGGCGCGTGGAGTTCAAAGTGCTCAACGCGGAGACCATCAAGCGCGTGATCGAGAGCCAGAAGCTGCTCGAGCGCTGA